A portion of the Carya illinoinensis cultivar Pawnee chromosome 11, C.illinoinensisPawnee_v1, whole genome shotgun sequence genome contains these proteins:
- the LOC122282001 gene encoding probable sugar phosphate/phosphate translocator At1g12500: MVEAQTWTTRRMSNPRLETGANDQMLDIPVTPPGDVRNNNMSWSYFSFSPNLMTAMIIASWYFSNIGVLLLNKYLLSFYGFRYPIFLTMLHMLSCAAYSYAAINFLELVPLQHIHSKRQFLKILALSAIFCFSVVCGNTSLRYLPVSFNQAIGATTPFFTAIFAFVITCKKESGEVYLALVPVVFGIVLASNSEPLFHLFGFLVCLGSTAGRALKSVVQGIILTSEAEKLHSMNLLLYMAPMAAMILLPFTLYIEGNVAAVTAEKAKGDPFIVFLLIGNATVAYLVNLTNFLVTKHTSALTLQVLGNAKAAVAAVVSVLIFRNPVTVMGITGFAVTLMGVVLYSEAKKRSKVTTH; this comes from the coding sequence ATGGTGGAGGCACAGACATGGACGACGCGGCGGATGAGCAACCCGAGGCTGGAGACCGGCGCAAACGACCAAATGCTGGACATTCCTGTGACTCCACCGGGGGATGTTCGCAACAACAACATGAGCTGGTCCTACTTTTCCTTCTCGCCTAACCTTATGACGGCCATGATCATCGCCTCCTGGTACTTCTCCAACATCGGGGTGCTTCTTCTTAACAAGTACCTCCTCAGCTTCTACGGCTTCCGCTACCCCATCTTCCTCACCATGCTCCACATGCTCTCCTGCGCCGCCTACAGCTACGCTGCCATCAACTTCCTCGAGCTAGTCCCGCTCCAGCACATCCACTCCAAGCGACAGTTCCTCAAGATCCTCGCCCTTAGCGCCATCTTCTGCTTCTCCGTTGTCTGCGGCAACACCTCCCTCCGCTACCTCCCCGTGTCGTTTAACCAGGCGATCGGCGCCACGACGCCTTTCTTCACAGCCATTTTCGCCTTTGTCATCACGTGCAAGAAGGAGTCCGGCGAGGTCTACCTCGCCCTCGTTCCCGTTGTCTTCGGGATCGTCTTGGCGAGCAACAGCGAGCCCTTGTTCCACCTGTTCGGATTCCTCGTCTGCTTGGGGTCCACCGCCGGCCGCGCATTGAAGTCCGTTGTACAAGGAATTATCTTAACCTCCGAGGCCGAGAAGCTCCATTCCATGAACCTGCTCTTGTACATGGCTCCCATGGCCGCGATGATTCTCTTACCGTTCACGCTTTACATAGAGGGCAATGTAGCCGCGGTCACGGCCGAGAAGGCCAAAGGAGACCCCTTTATAGTCTTCTTGCTGATTGGGAATGCGACGGTGGCGTATTTGGTCAACTTGACGAATTTCTTGGTGACCAAACACACCAGCGCGCTGACTCTCCAGGTGTTGGGAAATGCCAAGGCGGCGGTTGCGGCGGTGGTCTCCGTTCTGATTTTCAGGAACCCCGTTACGGTCATGGGGATTACGGGTTTCGCCGTTACCCTCATGGGCGTGGTGCTCTACAGCGAGGCGAAGAAACGTTCCAAGGTTACCACTCATTGa
- the LOC122282002 gene encoding growth-regulating factor 10-like: MDSEAPAFMLPSFPISGFGATSWGDSWDMKTNESTAENGSAPVGLNLELGHGSDHSTKSCGFTVLQLQELQLQAFIYKYMEAALPVPYHLLLPLWKSVASSLGGLNDVVSSGHTSLLGSGPMPWDYRSSMDPDPEPGRCRRTDGKKWRCSKEAAPHKKYCERHMQRGRQRSRKNVEPSGPTNTSSWDAHSSSTNLSISLSVNSSSSGSSTLSPILGFSSHEGSSWM, encoded by the exons ATGGACTCAGAAGCCCCAGCTTTCATGCTTCCCAGTTTTCCAATTTCTG GGTTCGGAGCAACGAGTTGGGGTGATTCTTGGGACATGAAGACCAATGAATCAACTGCAGAAAATGGGTCAGCTCCAGTTGGGTTAAATCTTGAGCTTGGACATGGGTCTGATCACAGCACAAAATCGTGTGGCTTCACCGTTCTTCAGTTGCAGGAGTTGCAACTTCAAGCATTTATCTACAAGTACATGGAAGCTGCGCTTCCGGTGCcttatcatcttcttcttcctttgtgGAAGAGTGTTGCTAGCTCTCTTGGCGGTCTCAATGATGTAGTCTCTTCAGGTCACACAAGCT TGTTGGGGTCTGGCCCCATGCCTTGGGACTATAGAAGTAGCATGGATCCCGACCCAGAGCCTGGCAGGTGTAGAAGAACAGATGGGAAGAAATGGAGGTGTAGCAAGGAAGCTGCTCCACATAAAAAGTACTGCGAGAGGCATATGCAAAGAGGCCGTCAGCGTTCAAGAAAGAATGTGGAACCGTCTGGACCAACTAATACTAGTTCGTGGGATGCTCATAGCTCAAGCACCAACCTCTCTATCTCCCTCTCTGTGAATAGCAGTAGCAGCGGCAGCAGTACTCTCTCTCCAATACTGGGTTTCTCCTCCCACGAGGGTTCTTCATGGATGTAG